The following coding sequences lie in one Enterococcus sp. 9E7_DIV0242 genomic window:
- the rnz gene encoding ribonuclease Z: MELQFLGTGAGVPARHRNVSSVALKMLDEINAVWLFDCGEGTQMQILKSSIRPRKIEKIFITHLHGDHIFGLPGLLSSRSFQGGDEQLDLYGPLGIKEFVETSLTVSKTRLSYPIVYHELTEGGKVFEDAQFSVECLPLEHGILSFGYRIVEADHEGELQVEKLKELGIPSGPIYGKIKRGETVTLPDGQVVNGKDFVGQKKKGRIVTILGDTRKTANSVLLAKGADVLVHESTYNKEEGQMARAHFHSTSHHAAEVASAAKVNMLLLTHISARYLTKDIINLENEAKELFPFVKAVKDMDIVDIPFNESEK; the protein is encoded by the coding sequence ATGGAATTACAATTTTTGGGTACAGGTGCCGGAGTTCCGGCAAGACATCGTAATGTAAGTAGTGTTGCTTTAAAAATGCTAGATGAAATCAATGCTGTCTGGTTGTTTGATTGCGGCGAAGGAACACAGATGCAAATATTAAAGAGTAGTATTCGACCAAGAAAAATCGAAAAAATTTTTATTACCCATTTGCACGGGGATCATATTTTCGGATTACCGGGTCTGCTGAGTAGTCGTTCTTTTCAAGGAGGCGACGAGCAGTTAGACCTTTATGGCCCTCTTGGAATCAAAGAATTTGTCGAAACTTCACTGACCGTTTCCAAGACACGCCTTTCTTACCCCATCGTTTATCATGAGCTGACAGAGGGGGGGAAAGTGTTTGAAGACGCCCAATTTTCTGTGGAATGCTTGCCTTTGGAACATGGGATTTTAAGCTTTGGTTATCGTATTGTTGAAGCGGATCATGAAGGAGAACTGCAGGTTGAAAAACTGAAAGAGTTGGGCATTCCGTCAGGTCCTATATATGGAAAAATCAAACGTGGCGAAACAGTAACACTTCCAGATGGACAGGTAGTCAATGGGAAAGATTTCGTTGGTCAAAAGAAAAAGGGCAGGATCGTTACTATTTTGGGTGATACGAGAAAAACTGCGAATAGTGTCTTACTGGCTAAAGGCGCGGATGTACTTGTTCACGAGAGTACCTACAACAAAGAGGAAGGTCAGATGGCTAGAGCTCATTTCCACTCAACGAGTCACCATGCGGCAGAAGTCGCTAGTGCAGCAAAGGTCAATATGCTGTTGTTGACGCATATCAGTGCTAGATATTTGACAAAAGACATTATTAACTTGGAAAATGAAGCAAAGGAACTCTTTCCTTTTGTAAAAGCTGTGAAGGATATGGATATTGTTGATATTCCATTTAATGAATCTGAAAAATAG
- a CDS encoding LapA family protein, with protein sequence MKNQWRVIVGLLLVLVIVVFAVLNSQNVPVNFGFAKISGPLILIILGSAIIGALVGVITSVTTILDQKKRIKDLIKDKDMYKEETDRLVQEAVERTQRSNENQLAELQQKYDHLLESNTGIPLEKQDELIK encoded by the coding sequence ATGAAAAATCAGTGGCGTGTGATTGTAGGGTTATTGCTTGTTCTTGTGATTGTTGTATTTGCTGTGTTGAACAGCCAGAATGTTCCTGTCAATTTTGGGTTTGCCAAAATATCCGGACCGTTGATTTTGATTATTTTAGGTTCAGCGATTATTGGTGCTTTAGTCGGCGTAATTACTTCTGTGACAACGATTCTTGATCAAAAAAAACGCATCAAGGATTTAATCAAAGATAAAGACATGTATAAAGAAGAAACGGATCGACTTGTTCAAGAAGCTGTGGAGCGTACACAACGTAGCAATGAGAATCAGTTGGCTGAGCTGCAGCAAAAATACGATCATCTTCTTGAAAGCAATACTGGCATACCCTTGGAAAAGCAAGATGAGCTTATTAAATAA
- the recJ gene encoding single-stranded-DNA-specific exonuclease RecJ → MKKSKYIWRYPENPTFSEEFNGLLNEKKISPLIGKLLWQRGIHTAEQLEGFLAPTLESLHDPYLIHDMDKAVERIQQAIEQGERILVYGDYDADGITSTTVMKEALELIGGEVDYFLPNRFVHGYGPNLTVFKEKIEEGIQLVVTVDNGVAGHEAVAFAQEQGVDVIITDHHELPEELPDAFAVIHPKHPEGMYPFPDLAGVGVAFKVASALLGEVPVEFLDLVSIGTIADLVSLTGENRALVQLGLKMIQSGDRIGLDALIHSAGLKKDGLSEENIGFAIGPRLNALGRLGEAAPGVELMTTFDEEQAMEIAAFIEEKNTERKTIVDTITTEAFELLDPNDQIHVLAQKGWHEGVLGIVAGRIMQETGKPAIVLTIDEAGESAKGSGRSVSALNLYEALNEIRDLFTHFGGHHMAAGMTLPVENIEKIRTHLADYIERNQLDLSQGQELIIDEVLTIEATTIPFIDQLKLLAPFGTDNPMPSFAYKQVRAVDVRQIGAAQNHLKLQLTDGSANLDVIAFQMGKEAKEFSDIPCSIAGKLSINEWNGNKKPQLMAEDYAIEELQLFDLRGRTNQQQEIPTDQTIFVYFQKESIKLIKGETANTIHFTTVEQFFTETQELIIEQLVFVDCPDDMKDMKQLITRSEVSRIYIMGLSTDEAYLNGMGTRDQYSKLYALIRKQEKIDIRYKLKAVAQFLNIQEKLLIFMIQVFFDLGFVTIEDGVLRNVPAPENHPLTESTVYQKRLKQIKIEEFLLYSDRKALLQWLLNEEEK, encoded by the coding sequence GTGAAAAAATCGAAATACATATGGAGATATCCGGAAAACCCAACTTTTTCTGAAGAGTTCAATGGATTGCTGAACGAAAAAAAAATCAGTCCTTTGATTGGGAAGCTGTTATGGCAACGAGGGATTCACACAGCGGAGCAATTAGAAGGATTTCTTGCGCCTACATTAGAATCTCTGCACGATCCTTATTTGATTCATGATATGGACAAAGCAGTTGAACGTATCCAACAAGCTATTGAACAGGGGGAACGAATTCTGGTCTATGGTGATTACGATGCGGATGGGATTACCAGTACAACGGTGATGAAGGAAGCACTTGAACTAATTGGAGGTGAGGTGGATTACTTTCTGCCAAATCGATTTGTTCATGGCTACGGCCCAAACTTGACTGTTTTTAAAGAAAAAATCGAAGAAGGCATTCAGTTGGTTGTGACTGTAGATAATGGTGTAGCTGGTCATGAAGCAGTAGCTTTCGCACAAGAGCAGGGAGTGGATGTGATCATTACTGATCATCATGAGCTGCCGGAAGAACTGCCTGATGCGTTTGCTGTTATTCATCCTAAGCATCCTGAGGGGATGTATCCATTCCCAGATCTTGCAGGTGTAGGTGTAGCCTTTAAGGTTGCTTCTGCCTTGTTAGGAGAGGTACCTGTCGAGTTTCTTGATCTTGTTTCGATCGGAACGATCGCGGATCTTGTTTCGCTGACTGGTGAAAACCGTGCTTTGGTTCAGCTTGGCTTGAAAATGATCCAATCAGGTGATCGAATTGGCTTAGATGCACTTATCCATTCAGCTGGTTTGAAAAAAGATGGCTTATCAGAAGAAAACATCGGGTTTGCCATCGGTCCGCGTCTTAATGCCTTAGGGAGATTAGGCGAAGCAGCACCTGGCGTTGAATTAATGACGACCTTTGACGAAGAACAAGCGATGGAGATTGCTGCATTTATTGAAGAAAAGAATACAGAGCGAAAAACAATAGTCGACACAATCACTACGGAAGCTTTTGAATTGCTTGATCCAAATGACCAGATTCATGTTTTAGCACAAAAGGGTTGGCATGAAGGAGTACTTGGGATTGTTGCAGGGCGTATCATGCAGGAGACAGGAAAACCAGCTATTGTTCTGACAATCGACGAAGCGGGTGAATCAGCAAAAGGGTCTGGGCGAAGCGTATCAGCCTTAAATCTTTATGAGGCATTAAATGAAATCAGGGATCTATTCACACACTTTGGTGGTCATCATATGGCTGCCGGGATGACCTTGCCAGTTGAAAATATTGAGAAGATTCGTACGCATTTAGCTGATTACATTGAAAGAAACCAATTGGATCTTTCTCAAGGTCAGGAGTTGATCATTGATGAAGTGTTGACGATTGAAGCAACAACAATTCCCTTTATTGATCAACTGAAGCTACTTGCACCGTTTGGAACAGACAACCCTATGCCGAGCTTTGCGTATAAACAGGTACGAGCTGTTGATGTTCGACAAATAGGGGCAGCACAAAATCATTTAAAGCTGCAGCTGACAGATGGCTCAGCCAATTTAGATGTTATTGCTTTTCAAATGGGGAAAGAGGCAAAGGAATTTTCAGACATCCCTTGTAGTATTGCTGGAAAGCTATCTATCAATGAATGGAATGGGAATAAAAAGCCGCAGCTGATGGCAGAGGATTATGCGATCGAAGAATTGCAATTGTTTGATCTTCGTGGAAGAACAAATCAGCAGCAAGAAATTCCAACAGATCAAACCATATTTGTCTATTTCCAAAAGGAAAGTATCAAATTAATCAAGGGCGAAACTGCTAACACTATTCATTTTACGACAGTGGAACAATTCTTTACTGAAACCCAAGAGTTAATAATCGAGCAGCTTGTATTTGTAGACTGCCCGGATGACATGAAAGATATGAAGCAGCTTATTACTCGATCAGAGGTCAGCCGTATCTATATCATGGGTCTGTCTACTGATGAAGCATATTTGAATGGGATGGGAACAAGAGACCAATATTCAAAGCTGTATGCTTTGATCCGTAAACAGGAAAAGATTGACATTCGTTATAAATTAAAAGCAGTGGCACAATTTCTGAATATCCAAGAAAAACTATTAATTTTTATGATTCAGGTGTTTTTTGATTTAGGATTTGTTACAATAGAAGACGGCGTTTTAAGGAATGTACCAGCTCCTGAAAACCATCCGTTAACGGAAAGTACGGTTTACCAAAAACGTTTGAAGCAAATTAAAATAGAAGAATTTTTATTGTACAGCGATCGCAAGGCTCTATTACAGTGGTTGTTGAACGAGGAGGAAAAATAA
- a CDS encoding SDR family NAD(P)-dependent oxidoreductase — protein sequence MRFWQDLTDKVVVVTGGSAGLGEQICYEAARRGAIVVVCARRINLIGKVKEQCEVLSGKEAHSFQLDIADPDNVEHVIARINDEVGPVDILVNNAGFGVFDDFLEADMAVARSMFNVNVLGMMVFTQKIAIQMAENQRGHIINIASMAAKMATPRTSIYSATKFAVLGFSNALRLELKPLGIAVTTVNPGPISTNFFEQADPSGNYLESLGMFVLEPEKLAQEIVQAMGTNKREINRPRVMEAAARFYTLLPHVGDYLAGGIFNKK from the coding sequence ATGAGATTTTGGCAGGATTTAACGGATAAGGTTGTTGTAGTAACGGGTGGTTCTGCAGGCTTGGGCGAACAAATTTGTTATGAAGCAGCACGTCGAGGGGCAATCGTTGTTGTCTGCGCAAGAAGAATCAACCTTATTGGAAAAGTAAAAGAACAATGTGAAGTGCTTAGCGGAAAAGAAGCGCATTCATTTCAATTAGATATTGCTGATCCTGATAATGTTGAGCACGTGATTGCGCGAATCAATGATGAAGTAGGACCTGTTGATATTTTAGTGAATAATGCGGGCTTTGGTGTTTTTGATGATTTTCTGGAAGCGGATATGGCCGTTGCACGAAGTATGTTCAATGTGAATGTTCTTGGGATGATGGTCTTTACACAAAAGATAGCGATTCAAATGGCGGAAAATCAACGTGGACACATCATTAATATTGCATCCATGGCGGCTAAAATGGCAACACCAAGAACATCTATTTATTCTGCAACAAAATTCGCAGTTCTTGGGTTTTCAAATGCACTTCGTTTGGAACTGAAACCCTTGGGAATTGCTGTAACAACAGTAAATCCTGGACCGATTTCAACAAACTTCTTTGAGCAAGCCGATCCTTCAGGAAACTACCTTGAGTCTTTGGGAATGTTCGTTTTGGAACCTGAAAAGCTTGCACAAGAAATTGTTCAAGCCATGGGAACGAATAAACGTGAAATCAATCGTCCTAGAGTGATGGAGGCAGCAGCTAGATTCTACACATTGCTTCCTCATGTTGGTGATTATTTAGCTGGCGGCATCTTCAACAAAAAATAA